One segment of Solanum stenotomum isolate F172 chromosome 1, ASM1918654v1, whole genome shotgun sequence DNA contains the following:
- the LOC125841217 gene encoding transcription factor bHLH94-like, producing the protein MALEAITQQQQYLYALLGTTNWSIGSGSGSGSGSDYYNNEAFDEFLPNNQNVTAPQEYENYSNWNLPAPLLVDSQNEFNQWGQNSSSVLDHNFTIVDQQEQQAQLDSPIEMSSSTTRPRRRRTRTQKNDEEIENQRITHIAVERNRRKQMNEYLSVLRTLMPESYVQRGDQASIVSGAINYVKELEQQLQFLSGQKHLTSQNQEANGETSPFSEFFSIPQYSTTMSAATTTSENVCCENEYYRNQQLPATADIEVTMVENHANLKIRSKKRPRLLPTIISGLESLRLSVLHLNVSKVDYFVLCSLSLKVEEDCKMNSVEDIAAVVNQILSRIHEEAN; encoded by the exons ATGGCTCTAGAAGCTATAacgcaacaacaacaatatcttTATGCGTTACTCGGAACTACAAATTGGAGCATTGGTTCTGGTTCTGGCTCTGGCTCTGGCTCTGATTATTACAACAATGAAGCGTTTGATGAATTTCTTCCGAATAATCAAAATGTAACAGCACCTCAAGAGTACGAGAACTACTCAAATTGGAATTTGCCAGCTCCATTATTAGTAGATTCCCaaaatgaatttaatcaatGGGGTCAAAATTCTTCCTCTGTTTTAGACCATAATTTTACAATTGTGGATCAACAGGAACAGCAGGCACAATTGGACTCTCCAATTGAAATGTCTAGTAGTACAACTAGACcacgaagaagaagaacaagaacaCAGAAGAATGACGAAGAGATTGAGAATCAAAGAATTACACACATTGCCGTTGAACGAAATCGTCGAAAACAGATGAATGAGTACCTCTCTGTTCTCCGTACTCTCATGCCTGAATCTTATGTCCAAAGG GGTGATCAAGCATCAATTGTTAGTGGTGCAATTAACTATGTGAAAGAGCTAGAGCAACAGCTTCAATTCCTTAGTGGTCAGAAGCATTTGACTAGTCAAAATCAAGAAGCAAATGGTGAAACTTCTCCATTTTCTGAGTTCTTTAGCATTCCACAGTACTCCACAACCATGTCTGCTGCTACAACTACTAGTGAAAATGTATGTTGTGAGAATGAATATTACAGGAACCAGCAGTTACCAGCAACAGCTGATATAGAGGTTACAATGGTGGAAAATCATGCAAATCTGAAAATAAGGTCAAAAAAGAGGCCAAGATTGCTTCCTACAATTATTTCAGGGCTTGAAAGTCTTAGGCTAAGTGTTCTTCATCTCAATGTTTCAAAAGTTGACTACTTTGTCCTCTGTTCTCTCAGTTTGAAG GTAGAGGAAGATTGCAAGATGAATTCAGTGGAAGACATAGCAGCTGTTGTGAATCAGATTTTAAGTAGGATCCATGAAGAGGCTAATTAA